In one Penaeus monodon isolate SGIC_2016 chromosome 20, NSTDA_Pmon_1, whole genome shotgun sequence genomic region, the following are encoded:
- the LOC119585936 gene encoding uncharacterized protein LOC119585936 yields MTMGPCSLQRSWTLALCPDWEWHRLSLGTSTWCPSSLATTRLLSSWRTKCPIPPLRRGCFWRRAWPTSRVQWGGTSKARSSRASETQGTLSCPTRRSSSRSAYKWRLTLLPSGEVVYETSLGNETLQHMYTENVTKIVTASFLVLPPLSCLMVDLGDNSSQVTFGYESMCKERYPDSIYKDIFSNPLDIEHVYRHLRAFAVRSASLDSPPPSDEGIYKVRGIAWDPRVTLTMELQVVIADVPCMMPVVSVVDKVQFPQSAPDVWRSMAFQRSTVATINCTRTVPVLRWWTVTKVDKWTGDPLKDVLVENVISSWNYSQINIPGLFLEIGVYKLTYYLTLECSKIFPLTRSDFTHVEIIASPLQAVIIKGSVSAISRGTLQFALLDPGALSVDPDAPTNKNFNITWWCRQVSPTEEIHELGGNGYPVEYNEQEVPAPWDAYGKGGGGCFAKGINLKMATFSHPETIYEVMVRVAKDTRVAHAAVAIEVRGPECLRALPRWRPHQPVEQAGTARRVP; encoded by the exons ATGACTATGGGACCCTGCAGC CTGCAACGTTCCTGGACTTTGGCACTGTGTCCGGACTGGGAGTGGCACAGGCTCTCACTTGGGACTTCCACCTGGTGTCCCTCGAGCCTGGCAACCACTCGCTTACTTTCTTCATGGAGAACGAAGTGTCCAATACCACCTTTACGACGTGG GTGCTTCTGGAGGAGGGCCTGGCCAACATCTCGTGTACAATGGGGTGGGACTTCGAAGGCACGATCCTCCCGGGCCTCGGAGACGCAGGGAACTCTTTCCTGTCCAACGAGACGATCGTCTTCAC GTTCTGCATACAAGTGGCGCCTGACTTTGTTACCGTCGGGAGAAGTTGTCTACGAGACCAGCCTCGGGAATGAAACTCTACAGCACATGTATACGGAG AACGTGACAAAGATCGTGACAGCCTCGTTCCTGGTGCTGCCGCCGCTGTCCTGCCTGATGGTTGACCTCGGCGACAACTCCTCGCAAGTCACCTTCGGATACGAGTCGATGTGCAAGGAAAGATACCCAGACTCTATTTACAAGGATATATTCAGCAATCCTCTCGATATTGAACACGTATACAG GCACTTGCGGGCCTTCGCCGTGCGCTCAGCGTCCCttgactctcccccccccagcgACGAAGGCATCTACAAGGTGCGGGGCATCGCGTGGGACCCCCGCGTCACCCTCACCATGGAGCTGCAGGTGGTGATCGCCGACGTCCCCTGCATGATGCCCGTGGTCTCCGTCGTCGACAAGGTGCAGTTCCCGCAGTCGGCGCCGGACGTCTGGCGCTCCATGGCCTTCCAGCGCTCCACCGTCGCCACGATCAACTGCACGCGGACGGTGCCTGTGCT TCGGTGGTGGACGGTGACGAAGGTGGACAAGTGGACAGGCGATCCACTCAAAGATGTCTTGGTGGAGAACGTGATCTCGTCTTGGAACTATTCTCAGATCAACATACCGGGTCTCTTCCTGGAGATCGGTGTTTACAAACTCACGTACTATTTAACCCTCGAGTGCTCCAAGATCTTCCCTCTCACTAGGAGCGACTTCACCCACGTCGAGATCATCGCT TCCCCGTTACAAGCAGTTATCATCAAGGGATCAGTAAGCGCCATTAGCCGCGGAACGCTTCAGTTCGCGTTGCTCGACCCTGGAGCGCTGTCCGTTGATCCCGACGCCCCCACGAACAAG AACTTCAACATAACGTGGTGGTGTCGCCAAGTTAGTCCGACGGAAGAAATACACGAATTGGGTGGAAATGGCTACCCAGTGGAATACAATGAACAAGAGGTTCCTGCACCTTGGGATGCGtatgggaaggggggtggagggtgctTCGCCAAGGG CATCAACCTGAAGATGGCAACGTTTTCGCACCCAGAAACGATCTACGAGGTAATGGTCAGGGTTGCCAAAGACACGAGGGTTGCTCACGCTGCAGTGGCTATCGAG gtgcGTGGACCCGAGTGCCTGCGTGCCCTACCAAGATGGCGTCCTCATCAACCCGTCGAACAGGCTGGCACTGCTAGGAGAGTGCCTTGA